A genome region from Nicotiana tabacum cultivar K326 chromosome 13, ASM71507v2, whole genome shotgun sequence includes the following:
- the LOC142168210 gene encoding uncharacterized protein LOC142168210 — translation MSYMLVYGTKAVIPAWVEIPSLRVIQEAMLDDTEWIWVRQEQLMLIDEKRIDAVCHGQLYQNRMASAFNKRVKPRQFTPGLLFLKKIFPHQEEAKGKFAPNWKGPYMVHRVLSGGALILEETDVRINRKPINLDAIKRYYV, via the coding sequence ATGTCGTACATGTTAGTATACGGCACTAAAGCTGTGATACCCGCATGGGTCGAGATACCATCTTTAAGGGTCATTCAAGAGGCCATGTTGGACGATACAGAGTGGATATGGGTCAGACAGGAGCAACTCATGCTCATCGATGAAAAAAGAATAGATGCGgtatgccatggtcagctatatcaGAACAGGATGGCCAGTGCATTTAACAAGAGGGTGAAGCCTCGCCAGTTCACACCTGGGTTGTTGTTCTTGAAGAAAATCTTTCCCCACCAAGaggaagccaaaggaaagttcgcACCAAACTggaaaggtccttacatggttcaccgagtgtTGTCGGGTGGAGCTCTAATTTTGGAAGAAACGGATGTAAGAATCAACAGAAAGCCCATCAACTtagacgcaatcaagagatactatgtttga